AGCCTTAATATTTTCATTTGCTTTAAAGCTAGAAGCAATAGCCTGTGCTTGTACAACAGAGCCTTGAGCATTTTGTTCTACTATTACTATTTTTTGTCCATATTCCTTTTTTAACTCTGAAATAAATCCTTCTTTAGCTTCATCTAAAGGAGGGAATGAGGCAAATTGTAAGATGCCAATAGTGATTTGATTAGAATCTACTTTATTACGTTTTAGCAAGACAACTCCAGATAAAATTACTATAAGTATAGCAATTAATAAAATAATTTTTTTGCTCATTTTTCAATTTCTCCAAATAATTTATGTTAATTTAAATTATAAGATTAATATAATTAATATTCAATTTTTGAAAAGGGGAAAATTTTAAAAGTAAAATCGATAGGCAAAATAGAAAGTAAAAAATGCGGAAGACGCTATAGATAAAGTGTTTCGTTGTTGTCGATTTCTAAGAAGTACTTTTAATAACGTTTCCATGATACTGCTCCATATTTGCAAAATCTTGGTTTGTGTAGAAATTCTAGCAACAAACCAGACAGTATGAGTTTAGCTAAAAACTCTTCGTAGTGCAAGGGTTAAATAGTGAAATTATAATAAAGTAACAGAGTTTTTAATATTTTCAGGTAAAATAACATTGTATTTTTTTAATTCCAAAGAGTTTATATATATTTTGCTGCTAGGAGATATAAATTCTAATTCAGCTGGTTTTTTTCCTTCAGCAATAATTGATCTTAACAAAATTGCAGCTTGAATACCTGATTGTGTATAATCCACTCCAAATTGCATTAAAGGAGGGTTTTTTTCATTAGTACCTGTTGTTATTAAAGGAATATTTGCTTTGTCTGCTATTTGTCTGACGATGGGAAATGCTGAGGAAATTGTATTGTCAGTTGGGACTAAAATGGCTTGGGCATTTTGCGCTGCATTTTGCGCTGCAGCTGCAACGTCTGCTTGACTATTCGCTCCTACATCAAGAGCCTGAATATTATATTTAACTAATTCTTCCTTCATTTTTTTTACTTGTATCGTTGAGTTTGATTCGGCAGGATTGTATAAGATAGCTATTTTATTTAACTTTGGTAATAATGAACGTAAGATTTCTATTTGCTCAGCAATGTCTGCCATATCTGTAGCGCCTGTGATATTAGTATCCGGGGAATTTAAATTTAACCCCACCGGATCTGTTACAGCAGCAAAAATAATAGGTCTATCCTTTATTTCTGACTTCAGTGCCATTACAGATGGTGTAGCAATTGCATAAAAAGCTTTAATATTTTGATTGGCTTTGAAGCTTGAGGCAATTGCCTGTGCTTGAACAACAGACCCTTGTGCATTTTGCTCTAAAAATTTAACATTACTACCGAGTTCTTTTTTAATTTGTTCCATAAAACCAATTCGAGCTTCATCTAAAGCGGGAAATGAAGCAAATTGTAAAATTCCAATAGTTATTTCATCAGGATTTTGTTTAGCTCTATTTATAAGAACAGCAGTTAATAAAATGACTATTAATGAACTAATTAATATAATACTTTTTTTATTCATTTGTACTCCAATATAAAATTTATATGAAAATTTCATTAAAATTTTAAGTTAATATTAAATTTTAAGCAATGAGAAAAGTTTAAGAATCAATAGGCTTGATAATAGGAATAGTAAGATTTTGAAGTTAGTTTTGCTATTTTATTTTGTTTGAGTTTTATAACAATATTTCGAAATAATTTTACTAGCATAACAGACTCCGAAAAATATCTAAATAAAGTAACTTAGCAACATTATTTAGAAGAAAAAATAAAAAACACAAAAGGTTTTTTACAAAAGCAATTTTAGTATATAGCTAAAAAGCTTTTTACGCAACATGAAATCTAATTTAGAAAAGCAATCATTAAAAAATATTTTTACGATACAAAGATCTCACAACACCAATAATTTTGTCATCAGAGTGAGTACCAAAAGGGATAGGAAGATATTCAGGATTCTCTGGAATTAAGATAGCATTAGGTAATGAAAGGTCTTTTTCATCAGAGTTTAATATAAGAGAAATATTTTTTTCATATTGAAAAGAGCCTTTTTTGGCAAATCTTTTAATTGTTGTTTCTGAAAAGCCTAATGAAGCAACGACTATATCATTATCTTTTGCTTCTGAACCTAGTTCTACAAGAACGATATCCTTCGGCAACAGACCAGCAAAAACCATACTTAAACCTTCAATTTCAAGTGCAAATAACTTATTTGCTTTATTTTTAGAGATGTTTGGAAAGGAAATGTATTCAGCCGAATTTTCAATAGCTTCGTGAGGAAAACCTGCTGCAACCCGACCTATTAAAGGTACTCTGATGGAATCTTCAAAACCTGGTAAGACTTGCGGCTGAGGAAGGTAAGAAGAGTTATGATAAGAGTGCTGATTCGTAGAGTATTTTTTTGCTGATATATTTTGGCTTTTAGAATAGTACTGGTAAAAGTACTCACTAACTTCTTTTGTAGGAACTATCTGTCTCGATTTTCCAGGTACGTTGCTTAATAATAACCCTTTTTTTCTAAGGGCTGCGATAACATCTTGTGCGCTACCGATTGATTTCCAATTAAAGTAACTAGCGATTTCTCTGATAGTCGGAGGAGTACCGGTGCTATCCATATGGTTAAAAATATATTCCATTACTTTAAACTGTGCACTTGTTAACTCAACCATAAGAAGCCTCTAAAGGAAAAGGTACCATACTTTTATATGGTACCTTATAACTCTTTTTAAAAAAATAAGTCAATAGATTTTGATGCTACTTTAGAATATTGTTTTCTTTAAGCCAATCATGAATAAGTAGAACAATATTAGTAAACTCATTTTCTGAGTTTAATGTTACTATGACATCTTTTTTCTCTTTTGCGTTCCAGGTGAGCTGTCTTTTTGCATATTGCCATGTGAGAGTTGATATACGCTCAAGCAATTCTGGGGGTGCTGAAAGAGAGTTAAATTTTTCTTTGAGAGGTTTTTTTTCAAGTATGAAATGAATGACTTCTTGGTACCCAATAGCTCGCATAGAATTAAAATTTATAAGTTCTTCTCCATACTTATCTATTAGAGAAATGACTTCTTGAATCCAATTTTGAGCAAATAATAGAGGTACTCTCTGTTTTATTTTTTCTTTTAAAATGGCCTCATTTGGTTCTAAATGAATGAGAAAAGAAGGAAATAAAGTACTTTGATCCCCTAAGTTTTGTGTTTTACTGCGCAATGAGGACATGGGTTTACCCAAAAGATAATAAAGTTCTAAGGCTCGTTCTATGCGTGTTTTGTCATTAGGATGCAGCTCACTTGCCCGAATAGGATCAACTTTTGCAAGTTCTGCATGGCAATAATTCCATCCATTAGCTTCTGCCATTAGTCGAATTTTTTCTCTGATTTTTTCGTTTCTACCTGGGAAATTGTCGAGGCCATGTAAAAATGCTCTCAAATATAATCCACTACCTCCCACACATAAAGGTATCTTTCCTTGTTTATACAAATCTTGGCATTGAGTATGAATTAATTTTGCATAAAGATTTGCATCCATTGCAGCATGGGGAGGAAGCAAGTCAAGACAATAATATTTGTACTTTTTTTGTTCTTCAGCAGAAGGCTTAGCGGTACCAGCTGTCACTTCACTATAAATTTGAAAAGCATCAAGATTTACAATAGCAAATTCTACATTTTTTTCTTTATAATGATCATAAATTCGATGGGCTAAAGCACTTTTTCCACTTGCAGTGGGTCCAACAATAATAACAGCCTTAAAATTAAGTTGTGAAGTTACGTTCTGAGAAACCACGAAGATACATCCTTGCTAGTAAATTTCCGAATAACAGGTCTGCCGTGTGGGCAATGGGAATAAAAATCTACATCACAAGCCCGTTGTAAAAGTCTTTGTACTAACTCAAAGTTCAAAGGATCTCCAGCACGAATTGCACTATGACAAGCCATAGTTGCAAATAAAAGATGAAAAACATCTTCATCTTTCAATTGGGACGGAATTAAATTTAATTCTTCCTGAATTCCAATAGTAAATTTAGAAATTTTTTCAAAAATAGGATAAGTTTCACCTTGAGGTAAACCATGAACTGCAACTATTCTTGTTATA
This is a stretch of genomic DNA from Pigmentibacter ruber. It encodes these proteins:
- the miaA gene encoding tRNA (adenosine(37)-N6)-dimethylallyltransferase MiaA — its product is MVSQNVTSQLNFKAVIIVGPTASGKSALAHRIYDHYKEKNVEFAIVNLDAFQIYSEVTAGTAKPSAEEQKKYKYYCLDLLPPHAAMDANLYAKLIHTQCQDLYKQGKIPLCVGGSGLYLRAFLHGLDNFPGRNEKIREKIRLMAEANGWNYCHAELAKVDPIRASELHPNDKTRIERALELYYLLGKPMSSLRSKTQNLGDQSTLFPSFLIHLEPNEAILKEKIKQRVPLLFAQNWIQEVISLIDKYGEELINFNSMRAIGYQEVIHFILEKKPLKEKFNSLSAPPELLERISTLTWQYAKRQLTWNAKEKKDVIVTLNSENEFTNIVLLIHDWLKENNILK
- a CDS encoding ABC transporter substrate-binding protein, producing the protein MNKKSIILISSLIVILLTAVLINRAKQNPDEITIGILQFASFPALDEARIGFMEQIKKELGSNVKFLEQNAQGSVVQAQAIASSFKANQNIKAFYAIATPSVMALKSEIKDRPIIFAAVTDPVGLNLNSPDTNITGATDMADIAEQIEILRSLLPKLNKIAILYNPAESNSTIQVKKMKEELVKYNIQALDVGANSQADVAAAAQNAAQNAQAILVPTDNTISSAFPIVRQIADKANIPLITTGTNEKNPPLMQFGVDYTQSGIQAAILLRSIIAEGKKPAELEFISPSSKIYINSLELKKYNVILPENIKNSVTLL
- a CDS encoding LexA family protein, with the protein product MVELTSAQFKVMEYIFNHMDSTGTPPTIREIASYFNWKSIGSAQDVIAALRKKGLLLSNVPGKSRQIVPTKEVSEYFYQYYSKSQNISAKKYSTNQHSYHNSSYLPQPQVLPGFEDSIRVPLIGRVAAGFPHEAIENSAEYISFPNISKNKANKLFALEIEGLSMVFAGLLPKDIVLVELGSEAKDNDIVVASLGFSETTIKRFAKKGSFQYEKNISLILNSDEKDLSLPNAILIPENPEYLPIPFGTHSDDKIIGVVRSLYRKNIF